The Plectropomus leopardus isolate mb chromosome 7, YSFRI_Pleo_2.0, whole genome shotgun sequence genome window below encodes:
- the mecr gene encoding enoyl-[acyl-carrier-protein] reductase, mitochondrial, whose protein sequence is MWLPFHTVCLRGQAPCRRSVAAGFLRRSGLRDHANVSLFSLSAGLAAPTCKALLFRKHGDPSQVVQLEDVDLPTIGAKDVLVKMLAAPINPSDINMIQGTYAILPDLPAVGGNEGVAQIVEVGSQVKTLKTGDWVIPKDAGLGTWRTDAVLAEDDVISLPNDIPLLSAATLGVNPCTAFRMLSDFEDLKPGDSVIQNAANSGVGQAVIQIASARGINSINIIRDRPEFTQLSDRLKAMGATHVIKEESLRRPEMKELFKTCPKPKLALNGVGGKSATELLRHLQYGGSMVTYGGMAKQPVTVPVSALIFKDVKVRGFWVTQWKRDHSSDGRAFRAMLDELCHLIRQGKLTAPACSEVGLQAYSRALDAAMQPFTSAKQVLIM, encoded by the exons ATGTGGCTGCCATTTCACACAGTGTGTTTGAGAGGCCAGGCTCCCTGCAGAAGAAGCGTCGCTGCTGGTTTTTTAAGGCGCTCAGGGCTCAGGGATCATGCTAACGTGTCTCTCTTCAGTCTTTCTGCTGGACTTGCAGCACCAACATGCAAGGCTCTTCTGTTCAGAAAACACGGAGACCCCTCTCAAGTTGTTCA GTTGGAGGATGTAGACCTACCTACCATAGGTGCAAAGGATGTCCTGGTTAAAATGTTGGCAGCTCCAATTAACCCATCTGACATCAACATGATTCAAG GTACTTATGCTATCCTGCCTGACCTCCCAGCTGTTGGGGGCAACGAGGGAGTGGCCCAGATTGTAGAGGTGGGCAGCCAGGTGAAGACCCTCAAAACAGGAGACTGGGTCATTCCAAAAGACGCCGGTCTAG GGACGTGGAGGACAGACGCAGTGCTAGCAGAAGACGATGTCATCTCACTGCCAAATGACATTCCCTTACTGTCTGCTGCCACACTGGGGGTGAATCCCTGCACTGCCTTCAGGATGCTCTCTGACTTTGAAGATCTCAAGCCAG GTGATTCTGTGATCCAGAACGCAGCCAACAGTGGAGTTGGGCAGGCTGTAATACAGATTGCTTCTGCGAGGGGAATAAACAGTATCAACATCATTAGAGACAG GCCAGAGTTCACACAGCTCAGTGATAGGCTGAAGGCCATGGGAGCAACTCATGTGATCAAAGAAGAGTCACTGAGGCGGCCTGAGATGAAGGAGCTGTTCAAG accTGTCCAAAGCCTAAACTTGCACTAAATGGAGTCGGAGGCAAGAGTGCAACAGAACTGCTCCGTCATCTACA GTATGGAGGATCTATGGTGACGTATGGAGGGATGGCCAAACAGCCAGTTACTGTCCCTGTG AGTGCTCTTATTTTCAAAGATGTTAAGGTTCGGGGATTCTGGGTCACACAGTGGAAGAGAGATCACTCAAGCG ATGGAAGGGCATTTAGAGCCATGCTGGATGAACTCTGCCACCTCATCCGGCAGGGAAAGCTGACGGCTCCAGCCTGCAGCGAGGTGGGCCTCCAAGCCTACAGCAGAGCTCTGGATGCAGCTATGCAGCCTTTCACTTCAGCTAAACAAGTCCTGATCATGTGA
- the rpa2 gene encoding replication protein A 32 kDa subunit codes for MWNQGGYGESTVGGGYTQSPGGFASPALSQGGEKKGRARANQIIPCTVSQLMSASQADEAFKVGEVEVAQVTIVGIIRSTDKSMTNIQYKVDDMTGAPMDVKQWVDTEDPSVDSTVLPPGTYVKVSGNLRSFQNHRSVVAFSVRSLEDMNEITSHMLEVVQAHMMLSKSQTMSGVGVGMSSNVKPMTRPGMESMGGSYGGASDMANNGLSANQNQVLSLIRGCPDAQGISIQDLKQRLGTMSLAVIKQAVEFLSNEGHIFSTIDEDHFKSTDSDD; via the exons ATGTGGAACCAGG gaGGATACGGTGAGTCGACTGTGGGTGGAGGTTATACTCAGTCTCCAGGAGGTTTTGCATCACCTGCTCTGTCccagggaggagagaagaaaggg agagCTCGTGCCAATCAGATAATCCCTTGTACAGTGTCTCAGCTGATGTCTGCCTCACAAGCTGATGAGGCCTTCAAAGTTGGAGAAGTGGAAGTTGCCCAG GTAACCATTGTGGGTATCATCAGGAGCACAGACAAATCTATGACCAACATTCAGTACAAGGTGGACGACATGACCGGTGCCCCCATGGATGTGAAGCAGTGGGTAGACACAGAG GACCCCAGTGTGGACAGCACTGTACTGCCTCCGGGCACATATGTCAAAGTTTCTGGCAACCTTCGCTCCTTTCAG AACCACAGATCTGTTGTGGCATTTAGTGTCAGATCCCTGGAGGACATGAATGAAATCACCTCACATATGCTGGAGGTTGTTCAAGCGCACATGATGCTCAGCAAATCTCAAACCATG tcAGGTGTTGGAGTAGGAATGAGCAGTAATGTCAAACCCATGACACGACCAGGCATGGAAAGCATGGGAGGGAGCTATGGAGGTGCAAGCGATATGGCTAACAATGGGTTAAGCGCAAACCAGAATCAG GTGCTGAGTTTGATAAGAGGCTGCCCAGATGCGCAGGGCATCAGCATCCAGGACCTGAAGCAGAGACTCGGTACCATGAGTCTGGCTGTCATCAA GCAAGCAGTGGAGTTTCTCAGCAATGAGGGTCACATCTTTTCCACCATCGATGAAGATCACTTCAAATCAACAGACAGTGATGATTAG
- the smpdl3b gene encoding acid sphingomyelinase-like phosphodiesterase 3b codes for MSAVRFVLSCLLFKEVVTLSGNFWHITDLHWDPSYKLSDNPESVCASSGKRPAAKAGKYGDYVCDSPWFLINSSVYAMRDILPDPDFIVWTGDDTPHVPNEDLGEEAVLHIISNLTHIITEVFPNTKVYSALGNHDYHPKSQLPATSNYIYNRTVEMWQDWLEPESQGTFKKGGYYTEKLLGQTGFRMLVLNTNLYYDQNKVTQDMDDPAGQFSWADQILTEAANNKEKVYIIGHVPPGFFEKKRNKPWFTPKFNKLYLDLIQKHHSVILGQFFGHHHTDSFRMFYSSEGSPVSTMFLSPGVTPWETTLPGVVDGANNPGIRIFEYDTQTLLVKDVVTYYLNLTYANSARGRWEKEYRLTESFRVPDASPASMHQVLERIANDRCYLQKYYEFNSVSYDLTECNKDCRIDHVCAAREVDFERYEHCLEKEGAAAVYGRLLPVLSVALSLVFANQ; via the exons ATGTCCGCAGTGAGGTTTGTCCTATCTTGTCTGCTTTTCAAAGAGGTTGTCACGCTATCTG GAAACTTCTGGCACATCACGGATCTGCACTGGGACCCGTCATACAAGCTGAGCGATAATCCTGAATCGGTGTGCGCATCAAGCGGCAAACGACCTGCAGCCAAGGCGGGGAAATATGGAGACTATGTTTGTGACTCGCCATGGTTTCTAATAAACTCCTCTGTTTATGCCATGAGGGATATTCTACCAGACCCGGACTTCATAGTGTGGACAGG CGATGACACACCACATGTACCTAATGAGGATCTGGGGGAAGAAGCGGTGCTCCACATAATCAGCAACCTTACCCACATTATAACTGAGGTGTTTCCAA ACACTAAGGTGTACTCTGCCCTGGGCAACCATGATTACCACCCAAAGAGCCAACTTCCTGCAACCTCAAACTACATCTATAACCGGACAGTCGAAATGTGGCAGGACTGGTTGGAGCCAGAGTCAcaaggaacatttaaaaaag GTGGATATTATACAGAAAAGCTGCTAGGTCAAACAGGTTTCAGGATGCTGGTCCTCAACACTAACCTCTACTATGACCAGAACAAGGTGACCCAGGACATGGACGACCCAGCCGGCCAGTTCAGCTGGGCGGATCAGATTCTCACAGAGGCAgccaacaacaaagaaaag GTGTACATCATTGGCCACGTTCCCCCCGGTTTCTTtgagaagaagagaaacaagCCTTGGTTCACGCCTAAATTCAACAAGCTGTACTTGGATTTAATCCAGAAGCATCATTCAGTCATACTCGGACAGTTCTTCGGCCATCATCATACTGATAGCTTTCGAATGTTCTACAGCTCAGAGG GCTCTCCTGTCAGTACGATGTTCCTCAGCCCAGGTGTCACGCCGTGGGAAACAACACTTCCTGGAGTTGTGGATGGAGCTAACAACCCTGGGATTCGCATCTTTGAATATGACACTCAAACACTCCTGGTCAAA GATGTGGTGACCTATTATCTGAACCTGACTTACGCTAATTCAGCCCGCGGACGCTGGGAGAAGGAGTATCGCCTCACAGAGAGTTTCAGAGTGCCAGACGCCTCCCCAGCTTCCATGCATCAGGTTCTGGAGCGCATTGCTAATGACCGCTGCTACCTGCAGAAATACTATGAGTTCAACTCTGTCAGCTATGATCTGACAGAGTGTAACAAGGACTGCCGTATTGACCACGTATGTGCAGCCAGAGAGGTAGACTTTGAAAGGTATGAGCACTGTCTGGAAAAAGAAGGGGCAGCTGCAGTTTATGGCCGGTTGCTGCCAGTTCTCTCTGTGGCTTTAAGTCTAGTATTTGCTAATCAGTAA